A part of Aegilops tauschii subsp. strangulata cultivar AL8/78 chromosome 2, Aet v6.0, whole genome shotgun sequence genomic DNA contains:
- the LOC109768142 gene encoding probable inactive purple acid phosphatase 16 — MRWWQCRLAAAVALLAAVLALGAAGPRSPAPLRFAPGGRFKLALFADLHYGENAWTDWGPAQDDASDRVMAAVLDAENPDFVVYLGDLVTANNVPVANASLYWDRAISPARRRGVPWSTVFGNHDDMPFEWPPEWFSPAGVPPVHCPPAASAMPEPDPGCIFRGTPRVELMTAELDRACGLSRSSVGPRELWPGVSNYVLQVLSHEKPHDPALLMYFLDSGGGSYPEVVSCAQVTWFHSQSRFLNPDGRIPELVFWHVPSTAYVKVAPKATSEVRKPCVGSLNEEDVAPQVAEWGMMDALAHRPSVKAIFVGHNHGLDWCCPYEKLWLCFARHTGHGGYGDWPRGARIVEVAEKKHFSVNSWIRMENGSTHSHVTLSSARFS, encoded by the exons ATGCGGTGGTGGCAGTGCCGCCTCGCGGCTGCCGTGGCCCTGCTCGCCGCCGTGCTGGCTCTGGGCGCCGCGGGGCCGCGCTCGCCGGCGCCGCTGCGGTTCGCGCCGGGTGGCCGGTTCAAGCTGGCGCTGTTCGCCGACCTGCATTACGGCGAGAACGCCTGGACGGACTGGGGCCCCGCGCAGGACGACGCCTCCGACCGCGTCATGGCCGCCGTGCTCGACGCCGAGAACCCAG ACTTCGTGGTGTACCTCGGCGACCTCGTGACGGCGAACAACGTGCCGGTCGCCAACGCGAGCCTGTACTGGGACCGGGCGATCTCCCCGGCCAGGCGCAGGGGCGTCCCGTGGTCCACGGTGTTCGGCAACCACGACGACATGCCCTTCGAGTGGCCGCCGGAGTGGTTCTCCCCCGCGGGCGTCCCGCCGGTGCACTGCCCGCCTGCCGCGTCGGCCATGCCAGAGCCGGACCCAGGGTGCATCTTCCGGGGCACGCCGCGGGTCGAGCTGATGACGGCCGAGCTCGACCGGGCTTGCGGGCTGTCGCGCTCCTCGGTCGGCCCCCGGGAGCTCTGGCCCGGCGTCTCCAACTACGTGCTGCAGGTGCTCTCGCACGAGAAGCCACATGACCCTGCTCTGCTCATGTATTTCCTCGACTCCGGCGGCGGATCCTACCCGGAGGTCGTATCCTGCGCACAGGTCACGTGGTTCCACAGCCAGTCTCGGTTCCTCAATCCAGATGGCAGGATCCCTGAGCTGGTATTCTGGCACGTACCGAGCACGGCGTACGTCAAGGTGGCTCCGAAGGCCACGAGCGAGGTCAGGAAGCCCTGCGTCGGCAGTCTCAACGAGGAAGACGTGGCGCCACAGGTGGCCGAATGGGGCATGATGGACGCTCTTGCCCACAGGCCTTCAGTTAAG GCGATCTTCGTGGGGCACAACCACGGGCTGGACTGGTGCTGCCCCTACGAGAAACTGTGGCTGTGCTTCGCGCGGCACACGGGGCACGGAGGGTACGGTGACTGGCCAAGAGGGGCGAGGATCGTTGAGGTCGCTGAAAAAAAGCATTTCTCTGTCAACTCCTGGATCCGGATGGAGAATGGGTCCACGCACAGCCATGTTACCTTGAGCTCTGCTCGGTTTAGTTAG